A genomic window from Helicobacter pylori includes:
- the flgG gene encoding flagellar basal-body rod protein FlgG has protein sequence MLRSLYSATSGMLAQQTHIDTTSNNIANVNTTGFKKSRADFNDLFYQAMQYAGTNTSNTTLSPDGMEVGLGVRPSAITKMFSQGSPKETENNLDVAITGKGFFQVQLPDGTTAYTRSGNFKLDEQGNLVTSEGYILIPQITLPEDTTQVNIGVDGTVSVTQGLQTTSNVIGQITLANFVNPAGLHSMGDNLFSITNASGDAIVGNPDSQGLGKLRQGFLELSNVRLVEEMTDLITAQRAYEANSKSIQTADAMLQTVNSLKR, from the coding sequence ATGCTTCGCTCTCTCTATAGCGCTACTTCAGGGATGCTCGCCCAACAAACGCATATTGACACCACTTCAAACAATATCGCCAATGTCAATACCACTGGGTTCAAAAAATCTCGCGCGGATTTTAACGACTTGTTCTACCAAGCGATGCAATACGCTGGCACTAACACCAGCAACACGACCTTATCGCCAGATGGCATGGAAGTGGGCTTAGGCGTGCGCCCTAGCGCGATTACTAAAATGTTTTCGCAAGGCAGCCCTAAAGAAACGGAGAATAATTTAGATGTCGCTATTACAGGTAAAGGCTTTTTTCAAGTCCAGCTTCCTGATGGCACCACCGCTTATACAAGGAGTGGGAATTTCAAGCTAGACGAACAGGGTAATCTTGTAACGAGCGAAGGCTATATTCTCATTCCTCAAATCACTTTGCCTGAAGACACCACGCAAGTAAACATCGGTGTGGATGGCACGGTGAGCGTGACTCAAGGCTTGCAAACGACCTCTAATGTGATCGGGCAAATCACTTTGGCTAATTTTGTCAATCCGGCGGGACTCCATTCTATGGGAGACAATTTGTTTTCAATCACCAACGCTAGCGGCGATGCGATTGTGGGCAATCCGGATTCTCAAGGTTTAGGCAAATTAAGGCAAGGCTTTTTGGAGCTTAGTAATGTGAGATTGGTAGAAGAAATGACGGATCTCATCACCGCTCAAAGGGCTTATGAAGCCAATTCTAAAAGCATTCAAACCGCTGATGCCATGCTCCAAACGGTCAACTCCCTCAAACGCTAA